The genomic interval ACAAATACACGACCTGAAAGTTCCGCATCGGATTCAACGCGCCGATGCGGAACTTTTCCTTATGGGCGTAGGTAAAATTTTCGCTAAATTTCTCAGCCGCCGCGAGGGGAATGTTCTCGCTCAAATTTGTGCGTCATCGGTTTTGGTTCTCTTTTGTTCTGAAAAGGGCTAAATTTCTCTTGACATTTTAGAATAAAAATCGTATAATAGCAATCCGAAAACAGACATTATTTTTATATTATTCAAAAAGATAACTTGCAAAGCCCAACGATGCAGAAAAAAATAAGTCGAACCATACAGAGGAGAATTGTGCGTGGACGAACGGAAATTGGAGCGTTACAAAAGGACATTAATGGATTTGCGCGAACAGATTCTTCAAACGATAAATGACAAGGACAAAAAAAAATCCTATAGCGAGCTTTCCGGGGAACATCCTCTTTCTTTTCACTTGGCCGACCAGGGCGCCGATTACAATGAATACGAGAAATCCTATTTACTGGCCTCAATGGAGGGGAGTGTGCTTCAGCAAATAGACGACGCGGTGGCCCGCATCGAGGAAGGAAGTTACGGTGAATGCGTCATTTGCGGCGCGGAAATTCACCCGAAACGATTGGAGGCTGTGCCCTACGCCAGACTCTGTATCAGTTGCAAAGAGAAAGAGGAAAAGGGCCTGTTAGTATAGCTTCCGCATCATTAACAGGAATTCAAAAAAATAACGACAATTATTAAATAGCAAGATCAATAACAGGCAGCCTGCCCGTCTTTTTTGGGCGCATTGGTTGTTAAATTTTTTGCCCTAAATAATCTTGCCTCATCATTTTTGAGAAAGAAAAAAAAGTGTTTCGATCAACGTACAAGCTCCTCGGTTGGACGATTTTGATTGTCCTTATCGATCAATTAACAAAATTCATCGTCAGCCAAACAATGACTCCGTTTGAAACCAAACAAATTCTGGGCGATGTGCTGCGGCTAACGTTCATCAAAAATCCGGGGATGGCGTTTGGCATTCGCATCGGAAATCATTTATTTTTTACCGTTTTTTCCACTATCGCCAGTGTGGTGATTTTGATTTACCTGTTTCGTATGAGACCGGAAAACGTCTGGGCCAGACTTGCCCTTGCGTCCATTTTAGGCGGCGCCATTGGCAATTTGATCGACCGCCTGCTACACAAAGAAGTCATTGATTTTATTGATGTGAGAATAATTCGCTGGCCGGTGTTCAATGTGGCGGATATCGCGGTCACGGTGGGCATGGTCATTTTAATTGGCTACGTAATTTTCGATCACCACGAACTCGATGTGGAAGAGGAAACTCTCTAACCCGCTTTGATTGATTCCTTCAGAAATATCAGAAACAACCTGACTGGCAAAAAAAAATGACTGAGACATCCCAATTCGATGATGAACAGATTTTTAAGATTTCAGTTCCCGCGGAACAAGAAAGGGAACGCCTCGACCAATTCCTTGCCGAACGAATGGAAAAAATTTCCCGGGCACAAATACAAAAACTGATCAAAAAAGAAAAAGTAACCGTCAACGGAGAGTTGGCAAAACCGAGTTACCAGATCACTGGCGGAGATGAAATTGTCGTGCGTATTCCTCCGCCCAAACCTTCCGAACTGCTGCCGGAAAATATTCCGCTGAATGTGCTTTACGAAGATAAATATTTACTGGTGTTGCACAAGCCAGCCGGCCTCGTCGTGCATCCGGCTTACGGAAATCCCAGCGGCACTCTGGCGAATGCGTTGGTTTATCACAGCCAGCAACTGTCCACTTTGAGCGGCGAATTCAGGCCCGGCATTGTCCATCGGCTGGACAAAGACACGTCCGGCTTGCTCGTCGTGGCGAAAAATGATTATGTTCATGGAATTCTGTCCCAGCAATTCGCAGAACACAGTACGGAACGAGAATATCGCGCTTTTGTCTGGGGACATTTTGAAGAAAAAAAAGGCAGGTTCGAAAGTTTCGTTACTCGCAGCCCCAAAGATCGCACGCGCATGACGGTTTCGGATTCCGAAGGGAAATTAGCCATCACGAACTACGAAGTGTTAGAAGAATTTCATCTTGTTTCTTATCTCCGCCTGCGATTGGAAACAGGCCGCACCCATCAAATCCGCGTGCACATGGCTTACAACGGCCACCCTGTCGTCGGAGATACGACTTACGGCGGAAAAACCAAACAAACGATTTCCCTCAATCAGGAAGACCAGCAATTTGCCCGAGAAATTCTGGAACGAATGCCGAGACAGGCGTTGCATGCGAAGACGCTCGGTTTCACTCACCCCATGACCGGCAAAAGGCTGCGCTTTGATTCGGAATTGCCAGAAGACATGCGACAATTGTTAGATTTTTTGAAAGGAAGCTAACCTAAAAGGTTACGATGAGGGTTTAATTTGGCAGCCAAAATAACTAAATATCACTTGTTGTATTTTATGATTGGCAAAATAATCCTGTTTAGTCAGAGTAACAACATTTCTGTCATTCAAGCTAGCGAACATCCCCCTAAATCCCCCTTCAAAGGGGGACTTTTCTTGCCCCTCTTTGAAGGGGAGGCAAGGGGGAGATGTTTAAACTAAATCTGACTAAACAGTAATAGTTACCCCAGAAGGAAAACCAGACGAGTTTAATAATTGATTTTAGAGGCCCAAAAAAAATCCCGCTTTTCTACAAAACGGGATCAATGAAGTCGGGGCGCCGAGATTTGAACTCGGGACCTCCTGCTCCCAAAGCAGGCGCGCTAACCGGGCTGCGCTACGCCCCGAATGGAACAAACGACCGGTTCAATGATTTCAACCGGATTTTTATGAAAATTGTTTCAGATAATTTTCCAGAACCTGTCTCGCCTTTTGCAGCGCCAAACCGCGATGGCTGATTTTATTTTTTAATTCCAGAGCCATTTCAGCGAATGTTTTGCCATATTCGGGAATTAGAAACACCGGATCGTAACCAAAACCATGACTTCCGCGGCGCTCGCGCGTGATGATGCCGGGGCAGATACCCTCAATTGTTCGCCGAAAATTTTTGCCAATAATTGCCACAACGGTGCGAAATCGCGCTGTACGCGCAGATTCCGGCACATCCGCCATCATTCGCAACAACTTTTCAACATTGTCGTCGTAACTGGCATTTTCTCCGGCAAAACGGCTGGAAAAAACGCCCGGCCGTCCATTCAAAGCGTCAACTTCAAGCCCCGTGTCATCAGCGAGACACAGAAGCCCGGTGATTTCGTGAATCACTCTGGCTTTCTTTAACGCATTTTGCTCTAAGGTTTCTCCGTCCTCATCGACCTCCGGCAGCTCGGGAAAATCAGCGCCGGAAACGATTTCCAGCTCCAAATCATGGAGCAGTCCCCTCATCTCGCGAACTTTGTCTCTGTTCTTCGTGGCTAAAATTAATTTCATCAATCAGCACATTCACACAAAATTAAGCGTACACTTCTTGTTCATTGCATTTGCATACTGCCACATAATTCTCTTTGAAGCGCCAGGAATCCTTTCCTTCATTCTTAATAGAAGCGATCACTTTAACGGTACTGATCGTCTCTCCGCAAGTGGGGCATTTCTGGCCGTGCCCGGCGGCTTTGTTTACTTTTGATAAAAAACTTCGGTCTTTTGCCATTTTGTCTATCTCCTTTAACTATTTTTTTCAGGGTAGAAACCAGAATGAAATTGACACTATCTCATAAAAAATCGAAACTTTAAATTAAAAAAAATTTCAATAAAAGTCAATGAAAATTTTCAAGAAAGCAAAACAAAAACAATTCTTAATTTTCCACATCTCACAAAGAAAAATGTCGGGAATAACGTTGAAGTAAAGAAACAAACAGCTTTGTTCTGAAAAATAGCTTGACTTTGACGCCGATATTTGCTAAATTTTTTAATGCAAACGTGAACATCTGCCTTGAATCTGCTGTGCCGGAAAAAAATCTTAAAATCAAGGAGGTAAATATGGAAGAAAAAGTTTGTCCGTATTGGGTGGGATTTATTCTTCTCAGTCCAGTGAGAAATTGGTTTGAGAACCCCGGAAAATTATTGAGTCCCTACCTCACTCAGGGCATGACAGTGCTGGATGTGGGCAGCGCGATGGGCTTTTTCAGCTTGCCAATGGCAAAAATGGTCGGAAGAAGCGGAAAAGTGATTTGCGTGGATGTGCAGGAAAAAATGCTGGCGAAATTGAAAAGGCGAGCTGAAAAAGCCGGATTGTCAGGGATAATTGAAACGAGGGTCTGTTCATTCTATTCCCTGGGCCTCGATGATTTGAAAGAAAAAATTGATTTTGCGCTTGCCTACGCGGTGGTCCATGAAATGCCCGATTCTGCAAGTTTTTTTGAAGAAATTTTTGATCTTCTGAAACCCGGCGGAAAAGTATTTTTTGCCGAACCCAAAGGGCATGTCTCTGAAGAAGATTTTGCGGAAACCATTACCATCGCACAAAAAAAAGGCTTTTCTCTGATGAAGAAATGGGAAATTCGAAAGAGCCTGGTGGCGGTGATCGAAAAATAGAAAAGGGACTTGGGGATGATTAGGCTTCTCGGAGTATTTTCGGAAATTGATAGAGCGGAGCCCACCTGACCGTCGTGCTGTTTATTTTTTTTTCTGCAAAAATGTTATCTGACAGAACAAAACCAATAGCCGGATGATATTTTTCGATGAAGCTGCGAAAAGACTTTGTAATTTTCGGGTGCAGCAGTTTTGATTTTACTTCAAGGGGAATAATAGTCCTGTCTTTCTGAAAAATGAAATCTATTTCCGCTTTGGATTTTGTCCGCCAATAGTTTAATGCAGAGTCATTCTTGAATATTTCCGCAGCCACAAAATTCTCGCGCAAACTCCCACCATCGCTCCTCTGGTTTAAATTTTGAAAATTTTTGATCACTGCATTGCGCAATCCGCTATCCAGAAAATAGATTTTAGGGGACTTGACCAATTCTGTCCTTTTGTTGGTGAAAAAAGGGCGAACTTCTAAAGTGA from Calditrichota bacterium carries:
- the lspA gene encoding signal peptidase II; amino-acid sequence: MFRSTYKLLGWTILIVLIDQLTKFIVSQTMTPFETKQILGDVLRLTFIKNPGMAFGIRIGNHLFFTVFSTIASVVILIYLFRMRPENVWARLALASILGGAIGNLIDRLLHKEVIDFIDVRIIRWPVFNVADIAVTVGMVILIGYVIFDHHELDVEEETL
- a CDS encoding class I SAM-dependent methyltransferase, whose amino-acid sequence is MEEKVCPYWVGFILLSPVRNWFENPGKLLSPYLTQGMTVLDVGSAMGFFSLPMAKMVGRSGKVICVDVQEKMLAKLKRRAEKAGLSGIIETRVCSFYSLGLDDLKEKIDFALAYAVVHEMPDSASFFEEIFDLLKPGGKVFFAEPKGHVSEEDFAETITIAQKKGFSLMKKWEIRKSLVAVIEK
- a CDS encoding RluA family pseudouridine synthase is translated as MTETSQFDDEQIFKISVPAEQERERLDQFLAERMEKISRAQIQKLIKKEKVTVNGELAKPSYQITGGDEIVVRIPPPKPSELLPENIPLNVLYEDKYLLVLHKPAGLVVHPAYGNPSGTLANALVYHSQQLSTLSGEFRPGIVHRLDKDTSGLLVVAKNDYVHGILSQQFAEHSTEREYRAFVWGHFEEKKGRFESFVTRSPKDRTRMTVSDSEGKLAITNYEVLEEFHLVSYLRLRLETGRTHQIRVHMAYNGHPVVGDTTYGGKTKQTISLNQEDQQFAREILERMPRQALHAKTLGFTHPMTGKRLRFDSELPEDMRQLLDFLKGS
- a CDS encoding XTP/dITP diphosphatase — its product is MKLILATKNRDKVREMRGLLHDLELEIVSGADFPELPEVDEDGETLEQNALKKARVIHEITGLLCLADDTGLEVDALNGRPGVFSSRFAGENASYDDNVEKLLRMMADVPESARTARFRTVVAIIGKNFRRTIEGICPGIITRERRGSHGFGYDPVFLIPEYGKTFAEMALELKNKISHRGLALQKARQVLENYLKQFS
- a CDS encoding DUF4143 domain-containing protein, with translation MSRLINALSLQIGDVVNFNEIGTVASLKYHELMRHLNILKKTFITLEVRPFFTNKRTELVKSPKIYFLDSGLRNAVIKNFQNLNQRSDGGSLRENFVAAEIFKNDSALNYWRTKSKAEIDFIFQKDRTIIPLEVKSKLLHPKITKSFRSFIEKYHPAIGFVLSDNIFAEKKINSTTVRWAPLYQFPKILREA
- a CDS encoding TraR/DksA family transcriptional regulator, whose product is MEGSVLQQIDDAVARIEEGSYGECVICGAEIHPKRLEAVPYARLCISCKEKEEKGLLV